The Suncus etruscus isolate mSunEtr1 chromosome 7, mSunEtr1.pri.cur, whole genome shotgun sequence genome includes a window with the following:
- the LOC126013502 gene encoding histone H3.3A yields MARTKQTARKSTGGKAPRKQLATKAARKSAPSTGGVKKPHRYRPGTVALREIRRYQKSTELLIRKLPFQRLVREIAQDFKTDLRFQSAAIGALQEASEAYLVGLFEDTNLCAIHAKRVTIMPKDIQLARRIRGERA; encoded by the exons ATGGCTCGTACAAAGCAGACTGCCCGCAAGTCGACCGGTGGTAAAGCCCCGAGGAAGCAGCTGGCCACGAAAGCCGCTCGCAAGAGTGCGCCCTCTACCGGGGGGGTCAAGAAGCCTCATCGTTAcag gccTGGTACTGTGGCTCTTCGTGAAATCAGGCGTTATCAGAAGTCCACTGAACTTCTGATTCGCAAACTTCCCTTCCAGCGTCTGGTGCGAGAAATTGCTCAGGACTTCAAAACAGATCTGCGCTTCCAGAGCGCAGCTATTGGTGCTTTGCAG GAGGCAAGTGAGGCCTATCTGGTTGGCCTTTTTGAAGATACCAACCTGTGTGCTATCCATGCCAAACGTGTCACAATTATGCCAAAAGACATCCAGCTAGCACGCCGCATACGTGGAGAGCGTGCATAA